Proteins from a genomic interval of Gavia stellata isolate bGavSte3 chromosome 13, bGavSte3.hap2, whole genome shotgun sequence:
- the LOC104261339 gene encoding cytochrome P450 1A4-like — protein sequence MPAAMEAAMWLVGSQGVVSATGVFLAAATFCLVFLLIQSLRQHVPTGLKSPPGPRGFPILGNALELRKDPHLVLTRLSQTYGDVMEVRIGTRPVLVLSGLDTIKQALVKQGEDFMGRPDLYSFRHVADGQSLAFSPDAGEVWKARRKLAQNALKTFSVAPSPTSSSTCLLEEHVSREADYLVTKFLQLMEEEKSFDLTRYLVVSVANVICAMCFGKRYDHNDQELLSLMNLSNEFGEVAAAGNPADFIPVLQYLPSRTMHLFKDINRRFNFFVKKIVQEHYTSFDKEHIRDITDSLIEHCQEKSVGEDAHMPLSNEKIISIVNDLFGAGFDTVTTALSWSLMYVALYPDIQKKIQEELDQTIGRERRPRLSDQGTLPYTEAFILETFRHSSFLPFTIPHSTTKATVLNGYYIPKDTCVFINQWQVNHDEKLWKDPSTFNPERFLNAARTKISRMESNKVMTFGLGKRRCIGESIGRWEVFLFLATMLQQLEFSLHPGEEVDITPQYGLTMKYKKCERFQIKKRFPTKSSP from the exons ATGCCGGCAGCGATGGAGGCTGCGATGTGGCTGGTGGGAAGCCAAGGCGTTGTCTCGGCCACCGGGGTCTTCCTCGCGGCTGCCACCTTCTGCCTGGTCTTCCTGCTCATCCAGTCCCTCCGGCAGCACGTGCCCACGGGGCTGAAGAGCCCCCCAGGACCCAGAGGCTTCCCCATCCTCGGCAACGCGCTGGAGCTGAGGAAGGACCCGCACCTGGTCCTGACCAGGCTGAGTCAGACGTACGGGGACGTGATGGAGGTGAGGATCGGCACGCGGCCCGTCCTGGTGCTGAGCGGGCTGGACACCATCAAGCAAGCCCTGGTGAAGCAAGGAGAAGACTTCATGGGGCGCCCTGACCTCTACAGCTTCCGCCACGTTGCAGATGGCCAGAGCCTGGCCTTCAGCCCCGACGCAGGGGAGGTGTGGAAAGCCCGCAGAAAGCTGGCCCAGAACGCCCTGAAGACCTTCTCCGtcgcccccagccccacctcctcttccacctGCCTCCTGGAGGAGCACGTCTCCAGGGAGGCTGACTACCTGGTCACCAAGTTCCTGCAGCtgatggaggaggagaagagcttTGACCTGACCCGGTACCTGGTGGTCTCCGTGGCCAACGTCATCTGTGCCATGTGCTTTGGCAAGCGCTATGACCACAACGACCAAGAGCTGCTCAGCTTGATGAACCTCAGCAACGAATTTGGcgaggtggctgctgctggcaacCCCGCTGACTTCATCCCCGTGCTCCAGTATCTTCCCAGCCGCACCATGCATCTCTTTAAGGACATCAACAGACGTTTCAACTTCTTCGTGAAAAAAATTGTCCAGGAGCATTACACCAGCTTTGATAAG GAGCACATCCGGGACATCACAGACTCGCTGATCGAGCATTGCCAGGAGAAGAGCGTAGGGGAAGATGCCCACATGCCGCTCTCCAATGAGAAGATCATCAGCATCGTCAACGACCTCTTTGGGGCAG GCTTTGACACTGTGACAACTGCCTTATCCTGGAGCCTCATGTACGTCGCCTTGTACCCCGATATCCAGAAGAAGATCCAGGAAGAACTAG ACCAGACCATCGGCCGGGAGAGGAGACCGAGGCTGTCGGACCAAGGCACGCTGCCCTACACAGAAGCCTTTATCCTGGAGACGTTCAGGCactcctccttcctgcccttcacCATCCCGCACAG TACGACAAAAGCGACGGTGTTGAACGGCTATTACATCCCCAAGGATACCTGCGTGTTTATCAACCAGTGGCAAGTGAATCACGATGA GAAGCTTTGGAAGGACCCCTCAACCTTCAACCCCGAGCGGTTCCTCAATGCTGCGAGGACCAAAATAAGCAGGATGGAGAGCAACAAAGTGATGACTTTTGGTTTGGGGAAGAGGCGATGCATCGGGGAGTCCATCGGCCGGTGGGAGGTCTTCCTCTTCTTGGCCAccatgctgcagcagctggagttCAGCCTCCATCCCGGGGAGGAGGTGGACATCACTCCTCAGTACGGATTGAcaatgaaatacaagaaatgcGAGCGCTTCCAGATTAAGAAGCGTTTCCCCACGAAGAGCTCTCCGTAA